In a genomic window of Epinephelus fuscoguttatus linkage group LG23, E.fuscoguttatus.final_Chr_v1:
- the LOC125883734 gene encoding zinc finger protein 37-like isoform X2 gives MFYWMKRSSGGSDTLDRLGNMSKAEILRGIVTEKLSTAAQEILAVVERTVAGYEEEASGFRREIERQKRQLELLLQPRVKLERRDLNPDGEDHEVVVLREEKEEEEQHTQRSAVEDTGSLGLLWFGEEEDGDGDDGVDEEQQLSAASSRQRREDLKDPDYQITSRVISPRARSDRRKPGRPRLSDTQSHLDLRICILEDSQTDVLSNTVFRKYPVQQVRCPRGLQEADFLDLLRSTFPQLADQKPFDVFTSDRSRRLQPLRAKTLTPEEICWSIRLMGSRRTANSALYIRLKTGEDPQSSSDNLHPLQRTDDPPSVSATTSADETDTRTRLSSPRVQSERRKRGRPRIGEEPTHHLLRVCMLEDSQSDLLSNKVLMKSSVQEVRCPRGLQEADFLDLLRSAIPQLEGDDKQFDVFKSDSSRRLHRVKVKTMTPEEIFRNTKSSCADKTLLYIRLKTGEEEEEEEELRLVQRNDEVTSDSPSSAAVLIRSDGADLSASPVQHVEGNGADVLSSSSASQQQKVGTKEADDGDAAESQVESSDDDKDGDEALDKDDDWKPDPELGTPKMRRKRGARASGVEGRLIGSDKIPCKVCGVWYRILGSLIKHAWSHLDEAQSICGVCGERFESTEELKGHLKKYQKTHECSYCRKSFSTITGLKCHTTLHTGNRPFKCDVCNKSFPRMSSLSIHRWVHVEDKPHKCHICPKAFGLKAQLRAHIKVHTGRDKYHCNLCSKSFYDLRSLTRHKATHSGERRYSCGVCGKSFKLPGTLKSHEKTHTERERPYLCHICCKTFISNCSLTAHMKTHSSERPFICIICSKGFISNGRLKGHMLMHTGEAPYGCSECGRFFKHKSHLNNHVRSHLGIKLFVCTVCGKACSRQEHLTVHMRTHNGERPYQCSVCDKAFTQSHCLKTHMKSHQGEENPFLNASSS, from the exons ATGTTTTACTGGATGAAGAGGAGCAGCGGCGGCTCCGACACTCTGGACCGACTCGGCAACATGTCGAAGGCGGAAATCCTCCGAGGAATCGTCACCGAGAAGCTGAGCACGGCCGCGCAGGAGATCTTAGCGGTGGTGGAGAGGACCGTGGCCGGGTACGAGGAGGAGGCGTCGGGCTTCAGACGGGAGATCGAGCGTCAGAAGAGGCAGCTGGAGCTCCTGCTGCAGCCCCGGGTCAAACTGGAGAGGAGAG ATCTGAACCCAGATGGCGAGGACCATGAGGTGGTTGTTTtgagggaggagaaagaggaggaggagcagcacaCGCAGCGCTCAG CTGTGGAGGACACGGGGAGCCTGGGCCTCCTGTGGTTCGGTGAGGAAGAGGATGGTGATGGTGACGATGGAGTTGATGAAGAGCAGCAGCTGTCAGCAGCGAGCTCCAGACAGAGACGAGAAGATCTGAAGGACCCGGATTATCAAATAACATCAAG gGTCATTTCCCCCAGAGCTCGGTCTGACAGGAGGAAGCCCGGCAGACCTCGGCTCAGCGACACACAGAGCCATCTGGACCTCAGGATCTGCATCCTGGAGGACTCTCAGACTGACGTGCTCTCGAATACGG tgttcaGGAAGTACCCGGTGCAGCAGGTCCGGTGTCCTCGGGGCCTGCAGGAGGCGGACTTCCTGGACCTGCTGAGGTCCACCTTCCCTCAGCTCGCCGATCAGAAACCTTTCGACGTCTTCACGTCCGACAGGAGTCGGAGACTTCAGCCTCTGAGAGCGAAGACGCTGACGCCTGAGGAGATCTGTTGGAGTATCAGGCTGATGGGGTCTCGAAGAACTGCAAACTCCGCCCTCTACATCCGCCTGAAG ACAGGAGAGGATCCTCAGAGCAGCAGTGACAACCTTCATCCTCTGCAGAGAACAGATGATCCTCCGTCCGTCTCTGCCACGACGTCTGCTGATGAAACTGACACACGCACCAG GTTATCGTCTCCCAGAGTTCAGTCTGAGAGGAGAAAACGTGGCAGACCTCGCATTGGCGAAGAACCGACTCACCACCTGCTCAGAGTCTGCATGCTGGAGGACTCCCAGTCAGACTTGCTCTCAAACAAAG TGCTGATGAAGTCCTCGGTGCAGGAGGTCCGGTGTCCTCGGGGCCTGCAGGAGGCGGACTTCCTGGACCTGCTGAGGTCTGCCATCCCTCAGCTGGAGGGAGACGACAAACAGTTTGACGTCTTCAAGTCGGACAGCAGCAGGAGACTCCATCGTGTGAAAGTGAAGACGATGACGCCAGAGGAGATCTTCAGGAACACCAAGTCCAGCTGCGCCGACAAGACGCTCCTCTACATCCGACTGAAG accggagaggaggaagaggaggaggaggagcttcgCCTTGTGCAGAGAAACGATGAGGTCACCAGTGATTCTCCATCCTCTGCCGCTGTGCTGATCAGAAGTGACGGAGCCGACCTCAGTGCAAG CCCCGTTCAACACGTGGAGGGTAACGGAGCGGACGTCCTGTCCAGCAGCTCAGCGTCACAACAACAGAAGGTGGGAACAAAGGAAGCTGATGATGGAGACGCTGCTGAGAGTCAGGTGGAGTCCAGCGACGACGACAAAGATGGAGATGAGGCGTTAGACAAAGATGACGACTGGAAACCGGACCCTGAGCTGGGGACGCcgaagatgaggaggaagcgAGGAGCCAGAGCGTCAGGTGTGGAGGGGAGGTTGATCGGCAGTGATAAAATCCCCTGTAAGGTGTGTGGCGTTTGGTACAGGATACTGGGCAGCTTGATCAAACACGCCTGGAGCCACCTGGATGAGGCGCAGAGCATCTGCGGCGTGTGCGGAGAGCGCTTTGAGTCCACGGAGGAGTTAAAGGGACATCtgaaaaaatatcagaaaactCACGAGTGCTCGTACTGTAGGAAGTCTTTCTCCACCATCACCGGCCTCAAGTGCCACACCACGCTGCACACAGGAAACAGACCGTTCAAATGTGACGTGTGCAACAAAAGCTTCCCTCGCATGTCCAGCCTGAGTATCCACCGCTGGGTGCATGTGGAGGATAAACCGCACAAGTGTCACATCTGCCCGAAGGCGTTTGGTCTGAAGGCGCAGCTGCGAGCTCACATCAAGGTGCACACGGGGCGAGACAAGTACCACTGTAACCTCTGCAGCAAGTCTTTCTACGACCTGCGATCTCTGACCCGTCACAAGGCCACGCACTCAGGAGAGAGGCGTTACAGCTGCGGCGTGTGCGGGAAGAGCTTCAAACTTCCTGGTACGTTAAAGTCGCACGAGAAGACGCACACGGAGAGAGAGCGGCCGTACCTCTGCCACATCTGCTGCAAGACCTTCATCTCAAACTGCAGCCTAACGGCTCACATGAAGACGCACAGCAGCGAGCGGCCATTCATCTGCATCATCTGCAGCAAAGGCTTCATATCCAACGGCCGGCTAAAGGGGCACATGCTCATGCACACGGGCGAGGCGCCGTACGGCTGCTCGGAGTGCGGCCGCTTTTTTAAACACAAGAGTCACCTGAACAACCACGTGAGGAGCCACCTGGGCATCAAACTGTTCGTCTGCACGGTCTGCGGGAAGGCGTGCTCTCGCCAAGAACACCTGACGGTCCACATGAGGACACACAACGGGGAGAGACCGTACCAGTGCAGCGTCTGCGACAAAGCCTTCACTCAGAGCCACTGTCTGAAGACGCACATGAAGAGCCACCAGGGCGAAGAGAACCCGTTCCTGAACGCATCGTCATCCTGA